The genomic stretch GTACAACTGGTTAGATTTTCGGTTGATGACAGTATTTCCTTGGAAAATACGTACGTCTCTTTGCTCACGACCAAGACTAATTACTAACGAAAAGTCTAGATATTCGAGCTGTTATACAATTTCTCTCTATTCCATAACGACGTACGCCGACGTACATCCAAACGCATTTTATCAGGAGGATATGATTACACGTACGACATGAACATAGAAGAAGCATCAAAATTGTCGCCCAAAGACATACAATATGTGGTGGAGAACATATTTTTGCCTCCAAAGCTCCCACAgaatggtgatgatgcctcTATTGTGTCTCACGAGGCTTCCATGCTAGCTATCGTCGCCGATGCGCTTCAGGAATTCAGCACTACCATCCAGCAAAGCGATAGGATTGCAATTGATGGGGCGGCAAAGGCCGTCCAGCGTTTTCGTAAGATCGTTGATGGAAGCGGATTCTTGAATGAAGACATGCTACGCGAGGGATTCGGTGACCTTGAGAAGAATGGTACGTTACCTGATCTATGCAAACTAGAGCGACGTTGTGTAGTAAGAACTAGCTTTGCTGACCGAATGGAAGGGGgtttcttgctgcttcatGTGAGGGCACAGAATGCCGGCATAGTCATAACTTGCGACAAAGATACCGCTGTGTTTGAACCTTTCGAACTGTCGCCAGAGAACGAAAGGGTAATGGCCATCTCGGGACGCCTCAAACGCTCttttccagcttcttcaacagctttAAGCCTCGAGGTATTCAACCAAGAGCAATGCCAAGCGGGTCTTGCAAACACAATTGCGACAATGAGTCATCAAGAAGTGTCTGAGATGAAGCCAAAGATAACCAAGGCTGGTAACCAACATATTGAGGAAAGAGACACCACCACTCCAGCAATTGTAACTGATTTCTTGGTAGCTGGTCTAAGCGCTATTGGCCGGCCGTCTCAAGGATCTAGAATTTGGAAGAATACTCGGGAAGAAGTTCTCTGGTCTGGCGCCTATTCGCCGTGGCGTAGGTCTCCAGTCTGGCTACTTGTTCGCGTGGCAATCCAGCTGTACCTCTCACGCTTAGCTTCAAACAAAGGGCTATACAAGGAGTTTATGGTATTCTTGATGGCCTATATCTTGCAGTGTTGTGAGGGCCATGACCTCCCCAGCGATATATTCCACTGCATGATGGCCAAGATATCCAAGCGCCTGATCAAAATTGACCAGAATCAAGCCTATCCATGGATTGGGACAGTTGAGAGAGTTTTGCGCAATTGTCAAAGTCgaaatgaagagagatggaatgTTATTATGCGAAAAAATGAAACTCCTGTGGATATTCATCCATTGTCGGCCAACGAGACCTCACAAGGGAGGTTTGTAACATGCCAAACGCTTGACGAATTTCTTGAGCAAATTTACAGCCGACAAGTAATAGAGGCTGACAAAGATTTTACGCCACCATGGATCTTGTCAAAGAATGATAAAGACTACTTACCATCTCTTGAGGCTGTTAGCCCCAACGATCACAGCACAATTCCTTTCTATCTATCCGCGTTTGAAACCTGGATCGAAAGTTCTCTGTATACTTGGTTGGACTCTCATATTTTGCGTCAAGATACATGCGAGATGCTTTACAATTCTACTAAAGCCTATCATCATCTTGCGCTGAGCCAATACCATGAGGATCCGGAAAGTCTTTCCATCATGTTGCTAGTCATTATGGAGCTATGGGTTGCTTGCGACAAAGCCGCTACCCAGCATCATCCACTCATATTGAACTACAGGTCGGAAATGCCTCATGAACTACTGCAGTCTCTCATCTTGCCACTTAGAGGGCAGATGGAACGACTAAAAACAGTGGAAGATTATCTGGAAGAACGCCGCGCTCGAGCCTATTTCTCAtacccctccatcttccactCGTTTGGGCACATGCATTCTTTTTCGGTCCAATATTTTCAGAGTTCTCCAGCCCATAAGACTTTGCTTCAGGACATTGAGCAAGAAGCGGAATCGGTGCGACAGAGAAAAAAGGACGAGTTTTCGAGGCTTAAAAATGAATACGAAAACTGGATGAATCTCTATAACGGCACTAGCCATGACTTTGAGGATGTAGTGGACTGGAAGACGGGGGTTTCAAATTCTGAGCACAGCTCTTCCTGCACGAAATGCATTTACTTGAATAGGGCTGAAAAACTGCACATTGACATTTATGAATGGCCCCTTcccgagaagaagctcgacgCGCAATCAACGGTTTTTGAGTTGAGGGTGCCAAAATGCTTCAATGACTGGCGTAATATGTCATCATTCTGTCGAGTTGATGTCTTGGGGTCACTCTATGGTAGTGGCAGTCAGCCTGCTGATTGGACCTTGGGCAGTTACCTGACGTCTTATTACGATAACATCGCCCGTACGATAATTCTCGCGTCCACCACGAAACCAAATGCACATACTCACAGGAAAACCAAGCTGGTTAAAACTGCAGTGTTGCAAGATGTGTTGGTGGCGAATGGCATGAGATACGAGTATTACGATACTGAGCAACGTTGCTACATATCCGGGGTTCACTGTACAGACGAAGTTCCCAAAATGTGCACCTACACTCTTTCACAGCAGTGCGCCAGCCTCCAAGACTTCATTTTCCGGCCTCACAATGAACCAAACGGATTGACGCCAAACCATGTCATTTCGCGACAATCAATGTGCCCAGATCATCTTTCCCTTGAGGAAttcaaggccatggccagtaTTCCGGTTGGATACCGCGTTGGATGGAAGAACATCCTAGTGAGCCTCCATACACCAGCACTGGATTTCAGAAAGCTTGATACAGTATTGATTCTGCTGCAAACCAGCCGACAAGCTGGGCCTCCGTTACCGGAATCTGCCCTCAGAGGGAGCCACCAGGATCTGGACGATGAAAATTTCGCTGCCACGCTCCTGAAAGGTCTTCGGCTAGCAGTGGCCAGAATCAGCGAAAATTGGGAATCCTTCCAAGCACTGTATGCTTTCATCTCGCTCGCAACAAGACTGCTGTCTTGGGCACCATGTCTGGCTATATCGCGCGATTGTGTATCCTTCATTGGAGATTGTCGGAAAGTGGCCCTTGTGTGGCTCCGCAGCCTGCAGGACCGAGTgaaagaagcccaagatgaAACACAACGGATAGAGCTTATTGAAAGAGTGTTCCAAGTAGCTCTGGTGTGTATGAGCTCCTTTCATGTTGACGATGCGCATCTACGGCAGATTGTGAAAACTCCGGAAGAGGCTTGTATAATGATCGAGTCATCGATTGCTATTCAGTCAACCATGCAATTCGCGATGAAGCCGGAAGATGCGTTTTACCGTAGCGCAACTAATCGCTGGCATCAGTGCATGCACCAGGCTCATCAATTGTACATTGAAGAGATACGATGTGGCCGTAGCTCGTGGCTAGACGAAGCCATTGCAAATACTTGGTCAACATATCCTGGCGGTAGAGAATGGACAACTCTTTCTACCGCAGCCGATCACTGGCTTGTGACACGAACGGTGGCTGCAAACAGACTTGGGTCTTTGAACGTATATTTCAACCTCTTAACGGCTGAGCTGCTTGTCAACGGATTGCCATTGTCGCGACTGCCAGCGGAATACGAGAGGCATCAAAGTTACGAAACATATTTCGGAAGATCGATGGTGGAAGTAATGCCGACAGAGATGCCTGGTATGCAATTTTCCTCAAAAGGGGCTTACCACGACTGCAAAATATATCTTGGTCTTAGTGGTCCTGAAAATCAAGACCTTCTCTTGGTGGCGGTTAGGGCAGGAGATATGGAACAAGAGGAAACGTTTGACCTCATTCCACCAAGAGTCTTCGATCAAATATTACCAAGACACTTCATCGACGATTATTCTCATTGGTACCGTCGGAGAACGGGCGAGATCGAGTTTCGACCAAAGTCCTCGCCTTGGGATTTACCGTCAGAGTATTGGAGAAtgaggaagctggagctATCCTTGAACTCAGGGTGGGTTATGGAGAAAAGTGGCCAgtttctccttggcctcaCTGACGTGGCGGTGCAACGCCTTCATAAGCTGTTGGCTCCGCTTGAAAACTCAGACTACATCCACGTCATTGCCAACTCAGACTCCAACCGGGTTGACATTGAATTACCGAGGTTTCAGCTAGAGTTTTGGTATAATCAAGGATCAGATAAGATCTACAGTCGCCAATTTCGCGATATGCATATAGATTCTTGTCAAAACATTGATGCATTGATTGGGCTTGAGAGCAAATTAGTCTTGACAGATGGTCTGCAAAGGCGAAAGCTTCTCCTACCAAGCGGCAAAGCGAAGTGGCACGACTCTGAGGGTCATATCCGCGTCTTCATTCCTTATGGAATTTCCGAAAAAGTCCATTTCTACGATGTTGACACGCTCTTAGGGCGGATTGTGGACAATGGGAGCTTGCAGAGCAAGCTGATAATCTGCTATCTCCATGCTCTCACTTCATATTGCCTTCCTGACCCTCTGACTAGAATGACTGGCACGGAAACAGCTCTCACGATCCTTAATTCAGGAGCGGTTAGATCATTCCAGTGCTTATCAGAGGAAAACCTTGAACGTCTTGACTGCATAGCAAAACTATCTCCTATCAGACACTACTATCCAGATTACCTGAGAGTAATGGAAAGCACTTCATGGGATCCTTGTCTGAGTAGCCTGTCCCAGCACATTGGGTTCCATAGGTCTGTCCAGTCAATCCTATGCCAGTCCGCATCTTTTAAATTTTTCTACCCTGGCACTTATATTGGACCACCGGTTCTTGACAGGGTGGACCCGTTACTCGAAGAACGTCAAGTAATCCGATCTTCCTGTTTTCACCTTTTTGGATTCGGCGCTGAAGACTACACCTGTTCCAAAGATGTCCCTTATCATGGGCGTGATAGGCTTTCGCTTTCCGACAGATGTAATCGTTCCTTTAAAATAGCCAAATCTCTGTTCACAATGAAGGCCAATCTTTTTGAAGCTATTCCATCCAACTTTGCAGACACTCTTTGGCCCTACCTTTCTAAGAGCGACAGCATGCCAGGCCCAGACACCCCGCTGCCTGACAGTCTTATCTCTTATGATGCGAaatggctggaagatgcTAGTCCCCTTCTCAGCTCACACTGGTGCCAGCTCTACCACGCTCtgggaagaaaacaaaatgagATGAACACGATTCAGGCTATGTTCTGTCTTGCTGCAATGGGCTATTCCGAGTCCTGTAATTTACAGGTTATACAAATCCTTGTCGCATGCGCAATCATGTCGCCTGTTGGAGGTATAACTGTACCTGATTCTCAATCCTATCAATTGTCTGACGGTCACAAGGCTGCCTCAGACTGGTTGCAGACTGTTGCTAGGTGCAATGCCAAGCCATTCTCAGACTCCCCTGATTCTCACATGAGCCCTTACAACAGGGAATCCACGTCAAGCTTAAGAAATAGGCGCTACCAAAATTTCCATCAAAATTTGGACGCGGCTGTAATGgacttttcatcttctttgcaaaGCCAATGGATTTGCCAAAACCCGCAAAATCCATCTAGTTACACTATTCTGACGTATATTTATTACGAGCGAGCCATGGAAACCGTGCGAAAGAGGTGGATCAGCTGGCTCTCCAATAGCCGCCTGTATGATCACTTTGTTGAGATAGTGGATGTCCTTCGACGTTATTCTATTGCAGCGATTGACTGGGATCCACCTATTGAAACACCATTAATCCCCATGCAATCAGCCAAACGGAGATTTTTTAAGGATTGCCATCTTTTCGAAATCTTCGATCCTGTGCTACCGCAACCGGTCATCCAGGGTACTAATCTAGAGCTTTTGAGTTATACTGCCGATCGCCCCAAAAACTATTCCAATGGGGCGGCTCTTGTAGAGCGACTACAACGGGACACTGCGCGACATAATCATCAGTCCAACTATGTATCAGATCTCGAAAAGAGTTTTGAGAAGTTGAGCCTTCAAGATCATcagtattttattaaaacttCTGGCGACGATCTTGTTGATGAATTGGACAGGAATTTACAACGTTGCAAAGAGGATGCAGACCGGGTTTACCATGCTTTGGCGACAGCTATGCGACCCAGCACTGGCAATGCGCCAGACACCGAGGCAACGCTGGCAATATCGCTTTTCATGGCACCTAGGGTCTCTCCAGCCTTTTTCCTGCGGCAATTGGCGAGCCCATGGTGGAACGAAATATCTGATCAGTGGAAACAGGCTATCGTCGACTATGGGCTGGCATTGTCCAGACTACAGCGCGCTAAACGCATGAGATACTTGCACGACAACCAGGATGACCTTATGAAAGAGCTACTCAATGTTGGTCATCGCAACTGGCAACCTCTTGATTACCCCAAGTCTCTGCTACTAGAAATCGAAAGCGATATCTTAATCCGGGAGAATCAAGAAAGTGTAGCCGCAAATATGAGGACACCTCCGAATGACAAGAATGTCACGATGCAGCTAAATATGGGCGAAGGGAAATCATCCATCATTGTGCCTGCTATAGCAGCCCACTTGGCAAACGGATCTCGACTTGTACGGGTTATTGTTACAAAGCCACAGGCGAAGGAACTCCACCGCATTCTTGTCACCAAATTAGGCGGATGGTTGGGCAAACGGGTGTACTATATGCCCTTTTCTCGGTCTTTAAGACTGACGGCAAACGACACCATATCGTTGGACAGTATTTATAGAGATTGCATGAAGTCAGGTGGTGTCCTTCTCGCACAGCCAGAACACATACTTTCTCAAAAGCTCATGGGCATCGAATGCCTTATTTCTGGACGGGAAGAAGTTGGACGCGTTTTGTTGGATACACAACGATTTCTGGACAGCAACACTAGAGATATCGTCGACGAAAGTGACGAGAATTTCAGTGTAAAATTTGAACTAATTTACACGATGGGAGCTCAAGGGCCAATTGAGCTCAGCCCTGACCGCTGGATTCTCATTCAAAAAGTGCTAAGTCTCGTGGCGCGAATAGTGCCACAGATACAGAAGAGCTTCCCAGATTCTATCGAAGTCAATTACCATGCTGAAGGATGCTTCCCCAAAACGCGTATACTTCGACAGGACGCCCTAGACAGTCTGTTGAACCAACTGTCTCACGAAATATGCAACGTCGGGCTTCCTAGTTTTCCGGTTGTTCACCAGCAGAAAAGCACACGAGATGCTGTGCTCAAGTACATCTCAACTGCCCTTCTCTCCTCTGAACAGATAACCTCAGTGCAACAATGTTCTTGTTTTTATACTGAGTTGACCAAAGGGCCGTTGCTTCTCCTCAGAGGCCTTATAGCAGAGGGTATATTAGGATTCGTTTTCGAGCAGAAGCGATGGAGAGTCAACTATGGGCTTGCTCCGATCCGGCAGCCAGCTACGAGACTCGCTGTTCCCTACCGAGCAAAGGACAGCCCAACTCCACGATCCGAATTTAGTCATGTAGATGTTGTTATTATACTCACATGTTTGAGCTACTACTATGGAGGATTATCTAACGATGACCTCTTTTTGTGTTTCGAACATCTAATGAAGTTGGACCAAGCTGAAAACGAATATTCGGAGTGGGTCCAGTTTGCTCCAAGTCTTCCCGAGTCATTCCATCGCCTCGTCGGAGTGAACATCAAAGACCGTTACCAAGTCAcccatcatcttttccctCATCTCCGGTACTCAAAAAACGTAATTGATTACTTCCTAGCGCATATCATCTTTCCTAAAGAGATGAAGGAATTTCCAGAAAAGCTTTCCGCTTCCGGCTGGGACATTGGACAGCGAAAGATTCACCCTACAACAGGATTCAGCGGCACCAATGATTCACGTAATCTTTTGCCTCTTGAGATTCAACAGTTGGATCTTGACGATCAGCTACACACCAATGCCTTGGTCCTTGAAAGGTTGTTACAGCCTGAGAATAGCGTTGTACTTATGCTAAGatcaaaggaagaagcaCCGTCGGGCAACGCATTCTTAAAATTTGCTCGGTCTCTAGATCCCCCCGGTTCATGTCATTCTTGATGTTGGAGCACAGATAATTGAACTCACCAATATCCAGGTCGCCCAAGAATGGCTAAAGATTGTCCCTGccgaaaaagagaaggaagctGTGGTATTTTTCGACGATGCAGATGAATTATGCACTATAGATCGCAAGGGATACGTGGAAAAGCTGCAAACATCTCCTTATTCTTGTCGACTGGATCTTTGTCTCGTTTACCTTGACGAAGCTCACACTAGAGGAACAGACCTCAAGCTTCCGACTGGCTACAGAGCTGCGGTTACTCTGGGTCCTAATCTGACCAAAGATAGATTAGTACAAGGTAAGTGGTTTTAATTGTGATGCAAAGTTCTACTGCTGATTGAATACAGCATGTATGAGAATGCGGAAacttggccaaggccaatCCGTCGTATTTTGTGTACCAGAGGAGATCCAGACAAAGATTTGCTCGGCAACTGGCCTCTCAGGTAGCAACAAGATTAGCGTTATGAATGTCTTGCATTGGGCAATTTTAGAGACGTACGCCGACACGAGGCGAAATATGCCGCTGTGGGCCATGCAAGGACAGAGATTTGAGCGTCAAAAGGCTATATGGGGCGAAGTGAACGATCAAAAGTCACGCCAGTTATCCTTGGACGAAGCAAAAATGCTTCTCGAAGTTGAGGCGCAGTCGATGGAAGAGAGATACAGCCCTCGTTTGATGGCGCATACGAGCCCCAATATACCTTCTTCATCGGAAAACCGCGCTATGTTGGAAATACAAGCGCGATGCAAGCAATTCGATTGCTTGGGAAGTCAGCAATCAACTCTTcttgaagaacaagagcgAGAATTGTCACCAGAGATGGAGCAAGAACGACAGGTACAAAGGCCACATCCCGCTGATCCGAAAAAACATTCGCTGCATCCCGATGTTGTTGGATTTATTGAATCTGGCAAAATaccctcttcatctccagcattTATACCTGCTTTTCAGACTCTATGGAACACTAGTGCAGCAAACAGTTTCGACGTCAAAGAGTTTCCAGAAAGCATTGTTACGACACTGGATTACAAGGACACTGTTGCTCTGAGTGGGGACGCCCCATTGCTGGATTCTTATCAGCGGCCAGTGCAATGGATATTAAGTACCACTGGAAATCACAATACGGTTCAGCGCTTGGTGATCATCAGTCCCCATGAAGCTCAGGAGCTGATGCCATCTATCAAGACTTCAAATCATGTAACACTTCACCTATACGCCCCCCCGACCAAACCTAGCCTTTTCGCCACTGGATTCACTGACACTCTACCCAACACCGCTTCTCGGGAGAGATTGGCAGCTGCCGTCTTCTATGAGACTACTGTTAAATATCTTCTCCGGCCAATTATATTTCGCTTCCTATGCCGACTATAAAGAGACATGCAAAATGTTGAGTATAGCATGGCAAGCAACAGAGAACGGAGCAATCGTGCAAGCGGATGGATTTATCCCTTCTAGGGCTCGTGATTTGGACGGAATATTCACAAAGAGTCCTGTTAAGTTCCTAAAAGTTCTTCTGACAAAGATTCGTCGAGACTGCGAGGGGATAGACAAAACGCACTGGGGGAGAATTTTTTTCGGGCGAGACATTGCGCATGGAAGACTTTGGCACAGAAACAGCTGGTTGAAGGATCAGGGAAGTGGAACAAACGTGGGGGTTGAGGTTTCCTTCTTGTAACTATTCCGTTTCTTGCTAAATGAAATAATAGCTGTAAACTGTAGTTgactttatttaatttcaAAATTAATTTGAGTTTCATGTCGCAGAAATGTTAAGACTTGGGTCAGTTTTTTATTGGCCTCTGGTTAGTCCTTTTGAATGATAGTAAAGTCAACCACATATGTGCTTggtagtattatattaaaagataGATCAAGAGGCAGTTGCGATGCCTGCCTCTGATGTCCCTCAATTTATTGAGCACATAAGCACACTTTTGCGCAGACCCACAGGCGGCTAGCACGTACATGGACCACATCGCCAAAATCTCATTGCGTCTTCCCCTGCAACTGCCTAATACTACTATCAGCACTTCTGCTGCTTACTTGGCGTTTGGCAAGGATGTTTTAGTTGCCAAGTCATTTTGAGACTTGGTAATAAACTCTATCGGACTTCCAGAAAAGACTCCTGGTTCTGAGCCACCAATGAGCGTTTGAAGCTTGCTCCAGCTCTCCTGTAAACTAGTCATACCTGCGGTTCTCCTAGGgctataaaagcttattGTTGATGTTTGCCATTCGCATTCAGTTATTATAATCACGCATAAAGTTCTTGGATTTGTTAGCCAGCCACTGTTTCGATTTGAAATCAGATCACTGGCTGTTTTGTAATAACCTTAGACTGGACTGTTCtctaatctttttttccaaagtCAGGAAAAGGAGACTGCATGGTAGACAGGGTCATTCCATCTGTTGTTACGTACTAAGTTATTCGGGTAAGTATAGAATCTGTCAGAGAGACATACCATTAGTTTCATTCTCTGTCAGCTTTACACGGAATAGAGGAAATGAAAGGGCTAAGGGGAGAAGACCGCGATGATAAACGCGGCATGCACTGTGTCAGGACAATCTCAACCCTAATCTTTAACGTTAGTCTCACCCTATGCAGAGGAGCCATCTACATGCCAAACAGCAAGGGTTGGATTATCAACGACGGGATGGAAATTAACTAGCCGATACAAAGCTGATTTTGGGTTAGTATGGAACGCAGACTGATCCAGAGTGGTGCTGATGGGCAGCTTTTTTTGAGCTGGCAGACTTGGAATGGTTTTGTTGTCAGGCAATTGCCGGATTTCTTGGAAACAGTGGAAGCTGCCTATAATTAAGATCCA from Trichoderma atroviride chromosome 3, complete sequence encodes the following:
- a CDS encoding uncharacterized protein (EggNog:ENOG41), with translation MNIEEASKLSPKDIQYVVENIFLPPKLPQNGDDASIVSHEASMLAIVADALQEFSTTIQQSDRIAIDGAAKAVQRFRKIVDGSGFLNEDMLREGFGDLEKNGGFLLLHVRAQNAGIVITCDKDTAVFEPFELSPENERVMAISGRLKRSFPASSTALSLEVFNQEQCQAGLANTIATMSHQEVSEMKPKITKAGNQHIEERDTTTPAIVTDFLVAGLSAIGRPSQGSRIWKNTREEVLWSGAYSPWRRSPVWLLVRVAIQLYLSRLASNKGLYKEFMVFLMAYILQCCEGHDLPSDIFHCMMAKISKRLIKIDQNQAYPWIGTVERVLRNCQSRNEERWNVIMRKNETPVDIHPLSANETSQGRFVTCQTLDEFLEQIYSRQVIEADKDFTPPWILSKNDKDYLPSLEAVSPNDHSTIPFYLSAFETWIESSLYTWLDSHILRQDTCEMLYNSTKAYHHLALSQYHEDPESLSIMLLVIMELWVACDKAATQHHPLILNYRSEMPHELLQSLILPLRGQMERLKTVEDYLEERRARAYFSYPSIFHSFGHMHSFSVQYFQSSPAHKTLLQDIEQEAESVRQRKKDEFSRLKNEYENWMNLYNGTSHDFEDVVDWKTGVSNSEHSSSCTKCIYLNRAEKLHIDIYEWPLPEKKLDAQSTVFELRVPKCFNDWRNMSSFCRVDVLGSLYGSGSQPADWTLGSYLTSYYDNIARTIILASTTKPNAHTHRKTKLVKTAVLQDVLVANGMRYEYYDTEQRCYISGVHCTDEVPKMCTYTLSQQCASLQDFIFRPHNEPNGLTPNHVISRQSMCPDHLSLEEFKAMASIPVGYRVGWKNILVSLHTPALDFRKLDTVLILLQTSRQAGPPLPESALRGSHQDLDDENFAATLLKGLRLAVARISENWESFQALYAFISLATRLLSWAPCLAISRDCVSFIGDCRKVALVWLRSLQDRVKEAQDETQRIELIERVFQVALVCMSSFHVDDAHLRQIVKTPEEACIMIESSIAIQSTMQFAMKPEDAFYRSATNRWHQCMHQAHQLYIEEIRCGRSSWLDEAIANTWSTYPGGREWTTLSTAADHWLVTRTVAANRLGSLNVYFNLLTAELLVNGLPLSRLPAEYERHQSYETYFGRSMVEVMPTEMPGMQFSSKGAYHDCKIYLGLSGPENQDLLLVAVRAGDMEQEETFDLIPPRVFDQILPRHFIDDYSHWYRRRTGEIEFRPKSSPWDLPSEYWRMRKLELSLNSGWVMEKSGQFLLGLTDVAVQRLHKLLAPLENSDYIHVIANSDSNRVDIELPRFQLEFWYNQGSDKIYSRQFRDMHIDSCQNIDALIGLESKLVLTDGLQRRKLLLPSGKAKWHDSEGHIRVFIPYGISEKVHFYDVDTLLGRIVDNGSLQSKLIICYLHALTSYCLPDPLTRMTGTETALTILNSGAVRSFQCLSEENLERLDCIAKLSPIRHYYPDYLRVMESTSWDPCLSSLSQHIGFHRSVQSILCQSASFKFFYPGTYIGPPVLDRVDPLLEERQVIRSSCFHLFGFGAEDYTCSKDVPYHGRDRLSLSDRCNRSFKIAKSLFTMKANLFEAIPSNFADTLWPYLSKSDSMPGPDTPLPDSLISYDAKWLEDASPLLSSHWCQLYHALGRKQNEMNTIQAMFCLAAMGYSESCNLQVIQILVACAIMSPVGGITVPDSQSYQLSDGHKAASDWLQTVARCNAKPFSDSPDSHMSPYNRESTSSLRNRRYQNFHQNLDAAVMDFSSSLQSQWICQNPQNPSSYTILTYIYYERAMETVRKRWISWLSNSRLYDHFVEIVDVLRRYSIAAIDWDPPIETPLIPMQSAKRRFFKDCHLFEIFDPVLPQPVIQGTNLELLSYTADRPKNYSNGAALVERLQRDTARHNHQSNYVSDLEKSFEKLSLQDHQYFIKTSGDDLVDELDRNLQRCKEDADRVYHALATAMRPSTGNAPDTEATLAISLFMAPRVSPAFFLRQLASPWWNEISDQWKQAIVDYGLALSRLQRAKRMRYLHDNQDDLMKELLNVGHRNWQPLDYPKSLLLEIESDILIRENQESVAANMRTPPNDKNVTMQLNMGEGKSSIIVPAIAAHLANGSRLVRVIVTKPQAKELHRILVTKLGGWLGKRVYYMPFSRSLRLTANDTISLDSIYRDCMKSGGVLLAQPEHILSQKLMGIECLISGREEVGRVLLDTQRFLDSNTRDIVDESDENFSVKFELIYTMGAQGPIELSPDRWILIQKVLSLVARIVPQIQKSFPDSIEVNYHAEGCFPKTRILRQDALDSLLNQLSHEICNVGLPSFPVVHQQKSTRDAVLKYISTALLSSEQITSVQQCSCFYTELTKGPLLLLRGLIAEGILGFVFEQKRWRVNYGLAPIRQPATRLAVPYRAKDSPTPRSEFSHVDVVIILTCLSYYYGGLSNDDLFLCFEHLMKLDQAENEYSEWVQFAPSLPESFHRLVGVNIKDRYQVTHHLFPHLRYSKNVIDYFLAHIIFPKEMKEFPEKLSASGWDIGQRKIHPTTGFSGTNDSRNLLPLEIQQLDLDDQLHTNALVLERLLQPENSVVLMLRSKEEAPSGNAFLKFARSLDPPGSCHS